Proteins from a single region of Kluyveromyces lactis strain NRRL Y-1140 chromosome A complete sequence:
- the HSH155 gene encoding U2 snRNP complex subunit HSH155 (similar to uniprot|P49955 Saccharomyces cerevisiae YMR288W HSH155 U2-snRNP associated splicing factor that forms extensive associations with the branch site-3' splice site-3' exon region upon prespliceosome formation; similarity to the mammalian U2 snRNP-associated splicing factor SAP155), whose amino-acid sequence MEAIKFEKSGQRHSLTGQYTAPRAILESTVGKDEGDDELTANQKQRSLYNKQSDYHKRRFLRNLDEEVDEEQVKDVKRRKTDKDGDKEEESGGGYTMPKTSQHIITELSEEMVTEVPGVRNLQFFKPSDRQHFAILFDERSPEDMTEEERKQKQVLKLVLKVKNGLPSSRKIALRALTQKAPSFGAPLLFDSILPILLDKTLEDEEHQLMLKLMDRILFQLQDLVKPYTHKLLIVLCPMLIDPVPLTRSTGRDIITTLAKAVGLPTMIYTMRPDLDHEDEYVRNTTARAMAVVSKAFGVSQTIPFLRLVCRSKKSWKARHTGIKIIQQIAILVGIGSLPYLDDLIACIEKGFQDEHPPVRIIAAQTVSSLAQSCQPYGIERFNPVLEPLWRGVKQNRGRELAAFLKALGFLIPLMDPEYASYYAEEVMKIVKREFNSPNEDMKKTVLFVIQKLSVTEGVTPQYLRKELAAEFFKQFWVRRSALDRQLNNIVTFTTVLLANKTGAAFTLEKLIYPLKDESEPFRTMGAHAVNRVVKALGMTDVDERLEARLLDALLIAFQDQTNGERIVYRSIGTVAKSLNTRMKPYISPVSSIILEHLKHKKPLVRTHAASLCALLIPVFKHCEETALINKFNIILFESLGEVYPEVLAAIISAMDKAAAQIRLTDLQPPPNQILLSLTPILRNNHPLVQESTVKLVGRIARRGPEYVSPKEWMRICSELLEMLKSPVKSIRVAANRTFGYIAKAIGPQDVLVTLLNNLKVQERQLRVNTSIAIGIVAKTCGPFVVIPALMNEYRTPDTNVQNGILKALAFILEYIGPMSKDYIYPLIPLLQDALTDRDLVHRQTAATCIKHLAFNCAGRGLEDAFIHCMNLLLPNVFETSPHVISRILEGLEGLRMALGPGVSMNYAWGGLFHPAKNVRNAYWKLYNGAYVAQPDALVPYYPVNEVEELNLLL is encoded by the coding sequence ATGGAAGCTATCAAGTTCGAAAAGTCGGGCCAGCGACATTCTCTTACAGGACAATACACTGCTCCCAGAGCCATATTGGAATCGACTGTAGGGAAAGATGAGGGGGATGATGAGTTGACAGCCAACCAGAAGCAACGAAGCTTGTATAATAAACAGTCTGATTATCATAAGAGAAGGTTCCTTAGGaatttggatgaagaagtggATGAAGAGCAAGTGAAAGAtgtgaaaagaaggaaaacCGATAAGGATGGTGATAAGGAAGAGGAAAGTGGCGGTGGATATACGATGCCCAAGACTTCGCAGCATATTATAACTGAGCTCTCGGAAGAGATGGTTACTGAAGTTCCAGGGGTACGTAATCTTCAGTTCTTTAAGCCTTCAGACAGACAACATTTCGCaattttgtttgatgaaaGGTCTCCAGAAGATATGACTGAAGAGGaaaggaaacagaaacagGTTTTAAAATTGGTACTTAAGGTGAAAAATGGGTTACCAAGCTCTAGGAAAATAGCTCTCAGAGCACTCACTCAAAAGGCACCCTCTTTCGGGGCACCATTGTTATTTGATTCGATCTTGCCCATTCTTCTCGATAAAACacttgaagatgaagagcATCAACTAATGTTGAAACTTATGGATAGAATTCTTTTCCAGCTCCAGGATTTGGTAAAACCATATACACATAAGCTCCTAATAGTATTATGTCCTATGCTTATAGATCCTGTGCCCTTGACTAGATCTACAGGTAGAGATATTATAACTACTTTGGCAAAAGCCGTGGGACTACCGACAATGATATACACAATGAGACCAGATCTCGACCATGAGGATGAGTATGTGCGAAACACGACGGCGAGAGCAATGGCCGTTGTATCGAAAGCCTTCGGGGTAAGTCAAACAATACCATTCCTACGATTGGTTTGTAGATCGAAAAAGAGCTGGAAGGCAAGACATACTGGGATAAAGATAATTCAGCAAATTGCTATTTTAGTAGGGATTGGTAGCTTACCATACCTCGACGATCTTATCGCATGTATAGAGAAGGGATTTCAAGATGAACATCCTCCAGTGAGAATCATAGCCGCTCAAACAGTGTCATCATTGGCACAAAGCTGCCAGCCATATGGTATTGAGCGCTTTAATCCGGTCCTCGAACCACTTTGGAGAGGTGTTAAACAAAACAGGGGAAGAGAACTAGCTGCATTTTTGAAGGCTCTAGGATTTCTCATTCCGTTGATGGATCCCGAATATGCGTCGTATTACGCTGAAGAAGTGATGAAGATTGTAAAGAGAGAATTCAATTCACCGAACGAAGATATGAAGAAAACGGTTCTATTTGTTATACAAAAGCTTTCCGTGACTGAAGGTGTAACACCTCAGTATCTGAGAAAAGAGCTAGCAGCAGAgtttttcaaacaattttgGGTTCGTAGATCGGCTTTGGATCGTCAACTCAACAACATAGTAACATTTACTACTGTTTTATTGGCTAATAAGACTGGAGCTGCATTCACGCTTGAAAAGCTTATATATCCATTAAAGGATGAATCTGAACCGTTCAGAACAATGGGTGCACATGCAGTTAACAGAGTTGTGAAAGCATTAGGAATGACagatgttgatgaaagGCTTGAAGCGAGGTTGCTTGATGCTTTACTTATTGCATTCCAAGATCAAACGAATGGTGAGAGAATTGTCTACAGATCTATTGGAACTGTCGCCAAATCTTTGAATACCAGAATGAAACCGTATATTTCGCCGGTGTCAAGTATTATTCTAGAACATTTGAAACACAAAAAACCTTTGGTTAGAACACATGCGGCGAGTTTATGTGCCCTCTTGATCCCGGTTTTCAAACACTGTGAAGAAACAGCTCTtatcaataaattcaaCATTATCCTTTTTGAATCGTTAGGCGAAGTTTATCCAGAGGTGTTAGCTGCAATCATTTCCGCAATGGACAAAGCTGCTGCACAGATAAGGCTAACTGACTTACAACCACCTCCGAATCAAATTTTACTATCATTGACACCAATTTTGAGAAACAACCATCCTTTAGTCCAGGAATCTACTGTTAAACttgttggaagaattgCCAGGCGTGGGCCTGAATATGTTTCTCCTAAAGAATGGATGCGCATTTGTTCTGAGCTTTTGGAAATGTTAAAAAGTCCTGTGAAGTCCATCAGGGTGGCAGCGAACAGAACATTTGGATATATTGCCAAAGCGATAGGACCTCAGGATGTTTTGGTAACGTTGTTAAATAATTTGAAGGTGCAAGAACGTCAACTTCGTGTTAACACCTCTATTGCAATTGGTATCGTTGCTAAGACATGTGGGCCATTTGTTGTCATACCTGCATTGATGAATGAATACAGAACACCTGACACAAACGTACAGAACGGTATTTTAAAGGCACTTGCCTTTATTTTAGAATACATTGGTCCCATGTCTAAGGATTACATTTATCCACTTATACCGTTGTTGCAGGATGCTCTAACAGATAGGGACTTGGTTCATCGACAAACTGCAGCAACCTGCATAAAGCATTTAGCTTTCAATTGTGCAGGAAGAGGATTAGAGGACGCGTTCATCCATTGCATGAATTTATTATTGCCAAACGTCTTTGAAACTTCACCTCATGTTATTTCCAGAATCCTAGAGGGGCTAGAAGGACTAAGAATGGCTCTAGGACCAGGTGTTTCTATGAATTATGCCTGGGGAGGTTTATTTCATCCTGCTAAGAATGTTCGGAACGCATATTGGAAACTATATAACGGAGCATACGTCGCTCAACCAGATGCTTTGGTTCCGTACTACCCTGTCAATGAGGTAGAAGAGCTTAACTTGTTATTATAA
- the APL6 gene encoding AP-3 complex subunit beta (similar to uniprot|P46682 Saccharomyces cerevisiae YGR261C APL6 beta3-like subunit of the yeast AP-3 complex which functions in transport of alkaline phosphatase to the vacuole via the alternate pathway suppressor of loss of casein kinase 1 function putative beta adaptin component of the membrane-associate clathrin assembly complex) has protein sequence MVDSIQRITSVLQSARDLTFGAAAVASSRIGESSYTQYSKSIDPEALTRLLSSRNSREVKDAMKRVMSLMATNDPTVDLKSMFADILKNISSEDVKVKRMVCIYLLRFAESDPNVALLSVNTIQKNLQDRDPEAKALALKALSDINVASLYPITLQSVKKCVSDASPLVRATSAMTLFKLFQDSKSHDEEDDVRRHDLVPLLQELLADPDPLVISCTLVVLQNCLPDRLDLLHGHFRRYCAVLPSLSHWAQSLLVEMFIRYSKHFIKRPVFVNREDRSETPLPETPELVDSWFLEANDLIIDPDLDLFLTSLKPLLFSSNASVIISVSRALFMLAPLSKFREFGMPHCLVKALQLSSTENRCIIVQMIAYYASIDPEAFASLYRSFLPTADDDPIVGSYKLTIISLLITDKNVKDIIHELKYYITTYRDPAIVKKALSTLVVCAHNSNAFSAHIMKWLLSFMENDNLTDSEVTSEYVNVIRHLIQINPSKNLSVMLKLSQIITETDNLSAYAKAGIIWLFGEYIHVEPRIVPDVLRKLIPKFADESTEARLQILILAAKLLSFDIDRCESDYDFEQSRIAHLYDAVMYLAKFDDDFDIRDKVRSLSSLFSHERFEILTLLLQAAKPWPALSLFTYGDKASDLAHLELSPEVLNSLKVPQWSTEVPEVDRTPVETNNFMKNKSSISSNTFFASRTRANYQQPKASSPISSKSSSPEPKTFTSSKGKTYKLQSLDEFFADIPEKPKKTKIVIEEESETESDVAQLEESSSDESDDTDDIEEGEEDDRSSTSSDP, from the coding sequence ATGGTCGATTCAATACAACGCATCACATCAGTATTGCAATCTGCAAGAGATCTTACATTCGGAGCAGCGGCAGTTGCCTCTTCCAGGATCGGTGAATCGTCATATACACAATACTCTAAATCTATTGATCCAGAAGCGTTGACTCGTCTTTTAAGTTCCAGGAACTCGCGTGAAGTTAAAGATGCAATGAAAAGAGTTATGTCTTTGATGGCAACGAACGATCCAACGgttgatttgaaatctaTGTTTGCCGAcattttgaagaatatcaGTTCGGAAGATGTTAAAGTTAAGCGTATGGTGTGTATATACTTATTACGTTTCGCTGAATCCGATCCGAATGTAGCTTTGTTGTCCGTTAATACCATTCAGAAGAATTTACAGGATAGAGATCCCGAGGCGAAAGCTCTTGCTTTGAAAGCTTTATCAGATATCAATGTTGCATCTTTATATCCTATAACGTTACAATCGGTGAAGAAATGTGTTTCAGATGCAAGCCCATTAGTTCGTGCCACTTCTGCTATGACTCTATTCAAGCTATTCCAGGATTCTAAGAGCCatgacgaagaagacgaCGTAAGGAGACACGATCTGGTGCCATTGTTACAAGAACTTTTAGCTGATCCTGATCCATTGGTGATATCTTGTACTTTGGTGGTCTTGCAGAATTGCCTGCCCGATAGATTGGATCTTTTACACGGTCATTTCCGCAGATATTGTGCCGTGTTACCTTCTTTGTCGCACTGGGCTCAATCCTTATTGGTTGAAATGTTCATTCGGTATTCTAAACACTTTATCAAGAGACCAGTGTTTGTTAATAGGGAAGATCGAAGTGAGACTCCGTTGCCGGAAACTCCTGAATTGGTCGACTCGTGGTTTCTAGAAGCAAATGACCTTATTATCGATCCAGACCTCGACCTATTcttaacttctttgaaaccCTTGTTATTTTCATCTAATGCATCTGTGATTATCAGCGTGTCAAGAGCACTTTTCATGTTGGCTCCGTTATCCAAATTTAGAGAGTTTGGTATGCCACACTGTCTAGTCAAGGCACTTCAGCTAAGTTCCACTGAAAACCGCTGTATTATAGTACAGATGATTGCTTATTATGCATCAATTGACCCAGAAGCATTTGCTTCATTATACAGGAGTTTCCTACCGACAGCAGATGATGACCCTATCGTTGGATCATACAAACTAACTATAATATCCCTTTTAATTACAGATAAGAACGTCAAGGATATCATACACGAATTGAAGTACTATATCACAACGTATCGTGATCCTGCTATTGTCAAGAAAGCACTAAGTACTTTGGTTGTGTGTGCTCATAACTCCAATGCATTTTCAGCTCACATCATGAAATGGCTACTCAGTTTCATGGAGAATGATAATTTGACCGACAGCGAGGTTACCAGTGAGTATGTCAATGTGATACGCCATTTAATTCAAATTAATCCCTCGAAGAACTTATCAGTTATGCTCAAATTATCACAAATCATCACAGAAACAGATAATTTATCAGCTTATGCAAAAGCTGGCATCATATGGCTCTTTGGTGAATACATACATGTCGAACCAAGGATAGTTCCTGATGTATTGAGAAAATTAATTCCTAAATTTGCTGATGAGTCCACGGAAGCAAGACTACAGATATTGATTTTGGCTGCCAaacttctttcatttgataTCGATAGATGTGAGTCAGATTATGATTTTGAGCAATCAAGGATAGCCCACTTATATGATGCTGTTATGTACCTCGCAAAGTTTGATGACGATTTTGATATAAGAGATAAAGTTAGGTCCTTGAGTTCATTGTTCTCACACgaaaggtttgaaataCTGACCTTGTTATTGCAAGCTGCAAAACCATGGCCAGCTTTGTCACTATTCACTTACGGAGATAAAGCAAGTGACCTTGCACACCTTGAGCTTTCCCCAGAAGTATTGAATTCATTAAAGGTTCCCCAGTGGTCAACCGAAGTACCTGAGGTGGACAGAACGCCTGTTGAAACTAACAATTTCATGAAGAATAAATCTAGCATTTCATCTAATACTTTCTTCGCTAGTAGGACTAGGGCTAATTACCAGCAACCTAAGGCCTCCTCGCCAATATCCAGCAAATCATCAAGTCCAGAGCCAAAAACTTTCACATCCTCAAAAGGGAAAACTTACAAACTACAAAGTTTGgatgaattctttgcaGATATCCCAGAGAAACCGAAGAAAACGAAGATCGTTATAGAGGAAGAATCAGAAACGGAATCTGATGTTGCCCAATTAGAAGAATCAAGCAGCGATGAAAGTGATGATACcgatgatattgaagaaggtgagGAAGACGACAGGAGTTCTACTTCTTCCGATCCTTGA